One Felis catus isolate Fca126 chromosome D3, F.catus_Fca126_mat1.0, whole genome shotgun sequence DNA segment encodes these proteins:
- the LOC101081501 gene encoding small integral membrane protein 15-like: MKMVDIKAWAEYVVDWAAKDPYGFLTTVILAVTPSFLVNAIVSRKLVKMIEAREKDQKKKQKCRENIAKAK, translated from the coding sequence atgaaGATGGTTGATATAAAGGCCTGGGCTGAGTATGTTGTGGATTGGGCTGCAAAGGACCCGTATGGCTTCCTTACAACAGTTATTTTGGCCGTTACACCATCGTTTCTAGTAAATGCCATAGTGTCCCGGAAATTGGTCAAGATGATTGAGGCCAGGGAAAAGgaccaaaagaagaaacaaaaatgtcgagaaaatattgcaaaagcTAAATAA
- the SNRPD3 gene encoding small nuclear ribonucleoprotein Sm D3, whose translation MSIGVPIKVLHEAEGHIVTCETNTGEVYRGKLIEAEDNMNCQMSNITVTYRDGRVAQLEQVYIRGSKIRFLILPDMLKNAPMLKSMKNKNQGSGAGRGKAAILKAQVAARGRGRGMGRGNIFQKRR comes from the exons ATGTCTATTGGTGTGCCGATTAAAGTCCTACACGAGGCTGAGGGTCACATCGTGACATGTGAGACAAACACCGGCGAGGTGTATCGTGGGAAGCTCATTGAGGCGGAGGACAACATGAACTGCCAG ATGTCCAACATCACAGTCACATACAGAGACGGCCGAGTGGCACAGCTGGAGCAGGTGTACATCCGTGGCAGCAAGATCCGCTTTCTCATTTTGCCTGACATGCTGAAAAATGCACCCATGTTAAAgagcatgaaaaataaaaaccaaggctCAGGGGCTGGCCGGGGAAAAGCTGCTATTCTGAAGGCCCAAG TGGCTGCAAGAGGAAGAGGACGTGGAATGGGGCGTGGAAACATCTTCCAGAAGCGAAGATAA